From a single Fulvivirga ulvae genomic region:
- a CDS encoding PAS domain S-box protein, with amino-acid sequence MALSIKAPFQTGVTDDLSYPERRLIVLSNYVAFILSCVNILLLVIIPQNHNLATLFETSVALVLFTIPFAFNHLHFHIFNRFYLSWLPPMLIAFHMITLMRQSESIPATTYDGFRFYILACGCIPYLLFGKNAPFKLALAILPSFLLLVFADTLFTWTGIGYHAVGIPDPGYSFTPIRAFMAYIIISGSCLALKILVEKGDDFNVKLLHELDLKNKILKTQARDELNKVNQELREREFKYRSLFEKAFDPILIINFSGLITDVNTGFIKLTGFQKEELVTRSILDFFDQRDADKFPLNHKNLQDEEHLYYETKVLKKDGSIVEVEVSVQTSGDNRILVIMRDLTDLRQAYKQLEESEARFRTAFEHSAIGMALVSFEGRFLKVNQQLSQITGYTVNELMDRKFQDITLPEELGPDMELFRETLEGKRSSYQREKRYIHKNGGVIWVNISVSLVRHNSGIPLYFVTQIENITDRKKAENELMEAETRFRTLVEKSLVGVYILKEGKYNYVNPAFADIFQYEPNEIVNELPIEALIYPEDHNLLYKNIDSRFNRKADSIRYEIRGVKSNNEVVWTEIFGSLIPYQGGEAIIGTLIDITERKSFEEKQALLSSIIISSDDAIISTSLDNNINSWNPGAARIFGYTEQEALGRTLAELTPHDLRKSNPGFFRAISTQSSIEQYETQWVRRDGEIIDVSLSISELRDDKGNNIGTSIIAQDVTYRVQAERAIRESEERYRVLVENATEALVVIDLGTGKFINVSESAVRLFKYSKEELFQLGPVSISPEYQPDGSRSEETAHIRLAEAVQQGASSFEWTHLDSTGRKIPCEIRLVLLPGEDKRQVRGSIVDISDRLQKEKELAEAQKKIGELKLMALRSVMSPHFIFNVLNSIQYYIIKNDRVNAINYLSTFSKLIRSVLTHSIDNKIKLSDELDILKNYIDLELARFENKFEYVLNVEEDIDTDSIEIPSLLLQPYIENAINHGLYNKQEKGLLVVNIFEEGNFIYFRIEDNGIGRQAAMELRKKNFPAHRSMGVKLTEERLRLINEEQRITFHIEDLKDGDQPAGTRVTIGMAF; translated from the coding sequence GTGGCCTTATCCATAAAAGCACCCTTCCAGACCGGCGTTACGGACGATCTCAGTTATCCGGAGAGGAGGCTAATAGTTTTATCCAACTATGTGGCATTTATACTTTCATGTGTCAATATCCTGCTTCTTGTTATCATCCCTCAAAACCATAACCTGGCTACGCTGTTTGAGACCTCTGTAGCACTGGTTTTGTTTACCATTCCGTTCGCATTCAATCATTTGCATTTTCATATTTTTAACAGGTTTTATCTTTCATGGTTGCCCCCCATGCTCATAGCTTTCCATATGATCACACTTATGCGGCAAAGCGAAAGTATACCGGCTACTACGTACGATGGTTTCAGGTTTTACATCCTGGCATGCGGTTGCATCCCTTACCTGCTTTTCGGGAAAAATGCTCCCTTTAAACTTGCTCTGGCTATTTTACCAAGCTTCCTGCTCCTCGTATTTGCCGATACCCTGTTTACATGGACCGGCATTGGCTATCATGCAGTAGGTATACCTGATCCGGGATACAGCTTTACACCTATCCGTGCCTTTATGGCTTACATCATCATCAGCGGAAGCTGCCTGGCTCTTAAAATATTAGTCGAGAAGGGTGATGATTTCAACGTGAAGCTCCTTCACGAACTTGACCTCAAAAACAAAATACTGAAAACTCAGGCCCGGGATGAACTGAATAAAGTTAATCAGGAACTTCGGGAAAGAGAGTTTAAGTACCGCAGTCTGTTCGAAAAAGCCTTTGATCCTATTCTAATAATCAACTTTTCGGGCCTGATCACTGATGTAAACACAGGGTTTATTAAACTCACGGGCTTTCAAAAAGAAGAACTGGTAACGCGAAGCATCCTTGACTTCTTTGATCAGAGGGATGCTGATAAGTTTCCGTTGAACCACAAAAACCTGCAGGATGAAGAACACCTTTATTACGAGACCAAGGTCTTAAAAAAGGACGGCTCTATAGTGGAAGTTGAGGTGAGCGTACAAACCTCAGGCGATAACCGCATACTTGTGATCATGCGTGACCTGACTGACCTCAGACAGGCATACAAACAACTGGAGGAAAGTGAAGCACGGTTTCGTACTGCCTTTGAACATTCGGCTATCGGTATGGCACTGGTGTCATTTGAAGGGCGCTTTCTTAAAGTTAATCAGCAGCTTTCGCAAATAACAGGTTATACAGTAAATGAACTGATGGACCGCAAGTTTCAGGATATCACTCTTCCAGAAGAGCTCGGTCCGGACATGGAACTTTTCAGGGAAACCCTTGAGGGGAAAAGGTCAAGCTATCAGAGAGAAAAAAGGTATATTCATAAAAACGGAGGAGTGATCTGGGTGAATATTTCCGTTTCCCTTGTCAGGCACAACAGCGGTATACCTTTGTACTTTGTTACTCAGATAGAAAATATTACTGACCGAAAAAAGGCTGAAAATGAGTTGATGGAGGCAGAAACACGGTTCAGGACACTGGTTGAAAAATCACTGGTTGGTGTCTATATCCTTAAAGAGGGAAAATACAATTATGTTAATCCGGCATTTGCTGATATTTTTCAATATGAACCCAATGAGATAGTCAACGAGCTGCCTATAGAAGCACTCATCTACCCGGAAGACCATAACCTTTTATATAAGAATATTGACAGCCGGTTTAACCGCAAAGCCGACAGCATTAGGTATGAGATCAGAGGAGTCAAAAGCAACAATGAAGTAGTATGGACTGAGATATTTGGCAGCCTCATCCCCTACCAGGGAGGTGAAGCCATTATTGGTACCCTGATAGATATTACGGAAAGAAAGAGCTTTGAAGAAAAACAAGCCCTGCTATCATCCATAATCATTTCTTCGGATGATGCCATTATCAGTACCTCTCTGGATAATAACATTAACTCATGGAATCCTGGTGCTGCAAGAATATTTGGCTACACTGAGCAGGAAGCTTTAGGAAGAACACTGGCCGAACTTACTCCGCATGATCTAAGAAAATCAAACCCGGGATTTTTCAGGGCAATCAGCACACAAAGCTCAATAGAACAGTATGAAACACAGTGGGTAAGACGTGATGGTGAAATTATTGACGTTTCTCTCAGTATTTCGGAGCTGAGGGATGACAAAGGCAACAACATTGGCACGTCCATAATAGCTCAGGACGTAACCTATCGGGTGCAGGCAGAGCGGGCTATCCGCGAGAGTGAAGAGCGGTACAGAGTACTTGTCGAAAATGCCACGGAGGCATTGGTGGTGATCGACCTGGGTACAGGTAAATTTATAAATGTAAGTGAGAGTGCCGTAAGGCTGTTCAAATACTCCAAAGAAGAGCTTTTTCAGCTTGGCCCTGTAAGTATTAGTCCGGAGTATCAACCCGACGGAAGCAGGTCAGAAGAAACGGCGCATATCAGGCTTGCCGAGGCTGTACAGCAAGGCGCCTCATCATTCGAATGGACACACCTGGACTCCACGGGCAGAAAAATACCCTGTGAAATAAGACTGGTACTGCTTCCCGGTGAAGATAAAAGGCAGGTCAGAGGAAGTATTGTAGATATAAGCGATCGATTGCAAAAGGAAAAGGAACTGGCAGAGGCACAGAAGAAAATTGGCGAACTCAAGCTCATGGCACTAAGGTCAGTAATGAGCCCTCATTTCATTTTTAATGTACTCAATTCCATTCAGTATTATATAATCAAAAATGACCGGGTAAATGCCATCAATTATTTATCTACCTTTTCCAAACTGATCAGAAGTGTGCTCACTCACTCCATTGACAACAAAATAAAGCTCTCGGATGAGCTGGATATACTGAAAAACTACATTGACCTGGAACTTGCCCGGTTTGAAAACAAATTTGAATATGTGCTAAATGTAGAAGAAGATATTGATACGGATTCCATCGAGATACCTTCTCTTCTCTTGCAGCCCTATATCGAAAATGCCATTAATCACGGCCTGTATAACAAGCAAGAGAAGGGGCTTCTGGTCGTCAATATATTTGAAGAGGGTAACTTCATTTACTTCCGGATTGAAGATAACGGAATTGGCCGGCAGGCAGCCATGGAGTTGAGGAAAAAGAATTTTCCCGCTCACAGATCTATGGGAGTAAAATTAACTGAGGAAAGACTCCGGCTTATCAACGAAGAGCAGCGAATTACCTTTCATATTGAGGACCTTAAAGATGGTGATCAGCCTGCCGGAACACGGGTTACGATCGGCATGGCTTTTTGA
- a CDS encoding two-component regulator propeller domain-containing protein, producing the protein MPYLLKFLLVVSVLLQVSSNLSFSQSKRLSMPGSPDIQYYVDRWTTDDGLPSNTLTYIHKSNKGYIWISSFDGIVKFDGIEFKTYNRAKNNLPSNAISQIEEDSNHKLWIGTYGEGLMSYENGEFKSENNESLKAQSVQTLYIDNDDRIWIGTRGKGLYYREDNEIRKFRYHSSVENITVSAIVKTGQGELWIGTEGNGLIKFKDNNFHVYTVADGLPENHVVVVYFDQTGTLWVGTNIGLARYNGKTFELINEIGACFVTKIFEDSLNNLWATTDCGLFKKLSGTREWLKLPLEEIIPGEFFTDAFVDEDGTIWGTTYYTGLALIRKSKFINYTTQDGLASQAISSVAKYDSNTILIGTNSGVINTIKDGKVGTFDIKTTLPDRRVRSILKDSRGNLWVGTSMGLLLKKPSGEEKWYTMENGLPDIKVRLIYEDSKGTIWIGTRAGGLAKVTGEDEFTIINKSTLLNSDFIMSIREDNKGNMLIGTNENGLNIIQPDGSIKYVTKENGLPSNLIFNTYTDKDNVTWIMTNAGICRMEGQRFFNITAAHGLATDAPFDFLEDSSGDVWLPTSKGVVKASKKELNDFSQGKISNISFRLYDKQDGLDVAECTGAAKSLITSKGEIWIPALNGVFVIKPGTLGRNETPPPVFVTEVSANSIEHKIKKDTIRLEPDIRRIAIRYEALNYTSPSKVKYKFMLEGFDKNWVESQNVREAQYTNLTHGTYRFTVTASNEDGVWNEDPAELTIIVEPHFYETSAFILGIILSVILLIFGVFRLSIYNIEKRNKTLTALVQEQTSELRDINSRLEEQKEELMQQHELLSQKNIELENAHEKITHVNEELTKVNSKLEEKVEERTKDLSQTLEKLKATNEELDTFIYRASHDLKGPTASLLGLTMLGKALTTDPKYLEFFTRIEDTSNNLNNILGKLLSMHVILQTTVSYTSINLEDLINEIKKSLRIEKNNYVILNQMEGSLTFHSDQNLLKIILKNLIENALIFSDISRDITIKVSARKKRSSIYLSVEDNGEGIDSAIKPRIFDLFYRGSQKSKGNGLGLYLVKKSVEKLSGTIELDSEVNKLTKFTIVLPSKDIS; encoded by the coding sequence ATGCCGTATTTACTCAAATTTCTACTCGTTGTATCTGTCCTGTTGCAGGTGAGCAGCAACTTGTCCTTTTCCCAATCAAAGCGGCTTTCCATGCCCGGAAGCCCTGATATACAATACTATGTAGACCGGTGGACAACAGACGACGGGCTTCCGTCTAATACACTGACATACATCCATAAATCCAATAAAGGATACATCTGGATCTCGTCGTTCGATGGTATAGTGAAGTTTGATGGCATTGAATTCAAAACATACAATCGGGCAAAGAATAACCTTCCCTCCAACGCCATTTCGCAAATCGAGGAAGACTCTAACCATAAGCTATGGATAGGCACCTATGGCGAAGGCCTTATGTCTTATGAAAATGGTGAGTTTAAAAGTGAAAACAATGAAAGCTTAAAAGCTCAGTCCGTTCAGACTTTATATATAGATAATGATGACAGGATCTGGATAGGTACACGAGGCAAAGGTCTGTATTATCGCGAAGACAACGAGATTAGAAAGTTTCGATACCACTCTTCTGTTGAAAATATTACGGTGAGTGCCATTGTAAAGACCGGGCAGGGAGAGCTATGGATCGGCACAGAGGGCAATGGTCTCATTAAATTTAAAGACAATAATTTTCATGTATATACGGTGGCAGACGGCCTGCCGGAAAATCATGTAGTTGTAGTGTATTTTGATCAAACCGGCACCCTGTGGGTCGGTACAAACATAGGTCTGGCCCGGTATAATGGAAAAACCTTTGAATTGATTAACGAAATCGGGGCATGTTTTGTCACCAAAATATTTGAGGACTCGCTTAATAACCTTTGGGCGACAACCGATTGCGGATTATTCAAGAAGCTCTCCGGCACCCGAGAGTGGCTTAAGCTACCGCTGGAAGAAATCATTCCGGGTGAGTTTTTTACAGATGCCTTTGTTGATGAAGACGGAACGATCTGGGGCACCACATATTATACGGGCCTCGCACTCATCAGAAAAAGTAAATTTATTAACTATACCACACAGGATGGCCTGGCATCTCAGGCCATAAGTAGTGTAGCCAAGTATGACAGCAACACAATACTTATAGGTACCAACAGCGGGGTTATTAATACCATAAAGGATGGGAAAGTCGGCACATTTGACATAAAAACAACCTTACCTGACCGACGGGTCAGAAGCATTTTAAAAGACTCCCGGGGTAACCTATGGGTAGGTACTTCTATGGGGTTATTGCTTAAAAAGCCATCTGGTGAAGAAAAATGGTACACTATGGAAAACGGCCTGCCGGATATCAAGGTGCGACTCATTTATGAGGACTCAAAGGGAACCATTTGGATCGGCACCCGGGCCGGCGGATTAGCCAAAGTGACCGGAGAAGACGAGTTTACCATTATCAATAAATCAACACTTCTCAACTCCGACTTTATCATGTCAATCAGGGAAGACAACAAGGGTAACATGTTAATTGGTACAAATGAAAACGGGCTCAATATTATACAGCCAGACGGAAGTATTAAGTATGTAACAAAGGAAAACGGCCTGCCCAGTAATCTGATCTTCAATACTTACACTGATAAGGATAATGTAACGTGGATCATGACCAATGCAGGAATATGCAGAATGGAAGGCCAAAGGTTTTTCAATATTACAGCAGCGCACGGGCTCGCAACCGATGCTCCCTTTGACTTCCTTGAAGACAGCTCCGGTGATGTTTGGCTGCCAACAAGCAAAGGTGTGGTAAAGGCCAGTAAAAAAGAGCTGAATGATTTTTCGCAAGGTAAAATAAGTAATATCAGTTTCAGGCTGTATGATAAACAGGATGGCCTTGATGTGGCAGAATGTACAGGAGCAGCGAAGTCTTTAATCACGTCAAAGGGAGAAATATGGATACCTGCGCTTAACGGAGTGTTTGTTATTAAACCCGGAACTCTGGGGCGCAATGAAACACCACCTCCGGTATTTGTAACTGAAGTATCTGCCAATAGTATAGAGCATAAAATAAAGAAAGATACGATTCGATTAGAGCCTGATATCCGGAGAATAGCGATAAGGTACGAAGCCCTTAACTACACTTCCCCATCCAAGGTAAAGTATAAATTTATGCTCGAAGGTTTTGACAAAAACTGGGTGGAGAGTCAAAATGTACGTGAAGCTCAATATACAAACCTCACACATGGTACTTACAGGTTCACAGTAACTGCCAGTAACGAAGACGGTGTGTGGAACGAAGATCCTGCTGAACTAACCATCATTGTAGAACCACATTTCTACGAAACTTCTGCTTTTATACTAGGCATAATTTTGAGTGTAATTCTACTTATTTTCGGGGTATTTCGCTTAAGTATTTACAATATTGAGAAGCGCAACAAAACCCTCACCGCTCTGGTGCAGGAGCAGACGTCTGAGCTAAGGGATATCAATTCAAGGCTGGAGGAGCAAAAGGAAGAACTTATGCAACAGCATGAACTGCTCTCTCAAAAGAACATCGAACTCGAAAACGCCCATGAGAAGATCACTCATGTTAATGAGGAGTTGACAAAGGTGAACTCAAAACTCGAAGAAAAAGTTGAAGAAAGGACCAAAGACCTAAGTCAGACTCTCGAAAAGCTTAAAGCTACCAATGAAGAGCTGGACACCTTTATTTACAGGGCCTCCCATGATCTGAAAGGACCTACAGCGAGTCTGCTGGGCCTGACTATGCTGGGTAAAGCACTCACGACCGACCCCAAATACCTGGAGTTTTTCACCCGTATTGAGGATACTTCCAACAATTTGAATAATATACTCGGCAAGCTGCTTTCCATGCATGTCATTCTCCAGACCACAGTAAGCTATACTTCCATCAACCTGGAAGATTTGATCAATGAAATCAAAAAGTCACTGCGTATTGAAAAAAACAACTATGTCATTCTCAACCAGATGGAGGGGAGTCTTACTTTTCACTCTGATCAGAACCTGCTAAAAATAATATTGAAGAACCTGATAGAAAATGCTTTGATATTCAGTGACATATCTCGGGATATTACCATCAAAGTCAGTGCCCGGAAAAAGCGTTCTTCTATTTATCTGAGTGTTGAAGACAATGGAGAGGGTATTGATTCAGCCATTAAGCCCCGAATATTTGACCTTTTCTACAGAGGCTCACAAAAGTCAAAGGGCAACGGGCTTGGTCTGTACCTGGTTAAAAAATCGGTGGAAAAACTTAGCGGGACAATCGAGCTGGATAGCGAAGTCAACAAGCTCACGAAATTTACGATTGTATTGCCTTCTAAAGATATTAGTTAG